aaggGAGTGAttcaccgttgcctccttccatgtggtAAACTCGAGTCGCCACCCTCgcatctctcccatgctgctgctgcccagcacgggtgagttggtTGAGTTCCTTGACcaatagtcagcatttaacaaatgccacagttattatcagtagtatgcCCGAGAACTATTTTGCTGAATCTGGGCTATttggatagagaccgggcctgggagtaggaaggtcatgggttctaatcctgccttctccacttgtctgctctgtgaccttgggcaaatagtttcagttctctgtgccttggttacttcatctgttaaatggggatccaaactttgaactccacatgggacagggactgcgttcaacttgatttgcttgtatcacccccagtgctgagtactgtgcctggcaaatagtaattgcttaaccattactataataatatcattattattattgttgttgttgttgttgttgttgttacaatGACCTTGATCCCGCCAACAGTCTGTCCTTGTTCTGAGCAGGTTTCTATGATTCTGATTAACAGCAAATCCTGAATAGGCAGTTCTTATAATTAAGTAATGCACTAATTAAGCATTTATGATGGGTTAGTCCCTGGCATCCTTATAAGTTGTGCAGTTACCTGTGATGAGAAAAGGAAGTAGCTTCAAAGAGTCTGTAATATCCACAACTTGAAATTGGAAGACCAAAACTTGGTTACCTGCCTGAATCTCCTTTTACCTGGCACTTCATCTTTTCTTTAATggaggccctgttctaagcactggggtcgatacatggagctcaaaattttaatctgcattttaaagatgagggaactgaggcacagagaaattcaatgTCTAGCCCGAGGTCGTACAGAAGACAActcgcagagcctggattagagccctggtccttctggatCTCAGACCTGCAAGACAAAATTTAAATCACGGTATTTGGGATTGCAAGGAATGATTGAAATGatcaagcagcatagcctggtggaaagagcacaggtctgagagtcagagaacctggattctacttctggttctgctgcctgtctgctgggtgaccttaggtaagtcacttcacttctctgggcctcaatttcctcatctgtaaaatagggattaagaatgtgagcccctcgtgggacagggatcatgtccaacctgactattttacatctaccccagggcttcatgcattgtccggcacatagtaagctcttaacatatgccatttaaaaataataatcagtcaGCATGACACACTAAATAAGAATAGCAATAACAATGATCTGGAATGTTCAGAAACATGTTACTAAgcaaataagtgtttaataaatattcctaaattattattgttagtatattgtggttataatgataattctggtattttctaTGCCTTAACAACTGTGCCAAGTTATTGGCAAGTCTTCCAACCACTGTGCTagattctggggtggatacaatacaatcagatgagacataATCCCTGGGACTCCCAGACTGACAAGAGAcagaacagatatcgaattctacttctacagatgaggaaactgaagtcaagAAAAGTTAAGAAAAGTATAAAGACTAGCTCAAGAtcccacagctgccaagtgacGGAActtggattagaccccaggtctcctgattcctagtcctgtggtaataacaataataatgatgataataatgatacttgctaagtgattactgtatgccaggcactgtactaagctctggggtggaaacaatcaaatcgggttggacacagtccctttcccatgtggggcttatggtctcaatacccatttttacaattggtaaaacagtaaaaaaaatacaaggctcagagaagtgaagtgatttgcccaaggccacacagcagacaagtggcagggcagcatTAGTTCCCCAgactttctgactcgcaggcctgtgctctatcctgctgttcggtagggattgtctctatttgttgccgaattgtactttccaggtgcttagtacaatgctctgcacacagtaagcgctcaataaatacaattgaataaatgaatgaaattaggccACACCgttatctttccactagcccatgctgcaacATCTAAACAAGTTAATAGTAGATGGGTCACAATATGCTTGGCTAGCATCCATTGGTAAAATTtgtaaataaaaattaaattttgaaaataaaacacCAAAATATAAAATACTCCCAAGTCCTATACTGTGGATAGGGtcttctccaacccatagcaatgccatggacacatctatcctagaacaccccaccttcatctgcaatcattctggtagtgcatccatagaataTCCTTGgtaaaaaatctggaagtggttgacgATTGCCTCCAgtaagtctccacccttgactctctcctatgctgctgctgcccagcatgggtgagttttgacttgtagtagattgtcttCCCCTGGCTAGCCATTGGCCAAGCGAAGaatagaatggataggcctctgctacCCCCACACCCCTGTAGCCcaaactggtagaggactggaaactctccgggtgtgaccctgagaggggaagtacTCCCTTAAGAACAGAAAATACAAGTAAGACGTGCTCTTTGTCCCGGAGGCCCGAGAGATGGAAATGACATAGacaacgaattcattcattcagtcaatcgtatttattgggtgtttactgtgcacacatccacgatactaagtgcttgggaagtacaagtcggcaacatgtagggacagttcctacccaacaatgggctcacagtctagaagggcgagacagacaataaagaaaagcatgtagacaggtgtcaaaactgtcagaagaaatagaattttagatatacgcacatcataaacaaagtaaatagaatagtgaatatgtacaaataaaataaatggagtaataaatctgtacaagaatACACAagccagggaagagaaggagttgggccggggaggatggggaggaggagaggaaaaagggggctgagtctggaaagaactcctggaggaggtgagctctcagtagagcttcgaagggaggaagagagctagtttggcggatgtgtggagggagggcattccaggccaaaggaaggacgtgggccggaggtcgatggcgggacaggcaagaacgaggcccagtgaggaggttggcggtggcagaggagcggattgtgcgggctgggctggaggaggagagaagggaggtgaggtacgagggggtgaggggatggagagctttgaagcccaaagtgaggagtttttgcttgatttgtaggttgacaggcaaccactggagatttctgaggagggaggggagtgacataccaagagcgtttctgtacaaatatgatctgggcagcagagtgaagtatagactgaagcagggagagacaggaggatgggagatcagagagaaggctgatgcagtaatccagtcgggataggataaggaaTTGAACCGGGAAGGTAGcgctttgggtggagaggaaagggcagatcttggcgatgttgtagaggtgaaaccggcaagttctggtgagggattggatgtgaggggtgaacgagagaggggagttgagaatgacaccaaggttgtgggcttgtgagacagggaggatggtagtgccatctacagttacgggaaagtcaggaagaggacaggctttgggagggaagaaaggaagaacatAGATGTAAGATGTAAATATGAAATATTTGATGAAGACAATATATAGTTATAACTCACAAATTTCATTTCACCATATCACCGAATCAGGAAACAAGACAGCCCACTTAGTTGAAATTGGGAGTTTACACGGTAAGCATAAGTTTAGTATTTTCAGCACCATAAGGGATTTCTTCAGTGACTAAAACTCACGCTGTCTGTGATTTTGAAATAAATTCAGAAGGTTGTTTTTAGAATGTGAATGTAGTACTTTCATGTCTATATTTTAAAATCATCTAGATAGGGTTATGAGCCTAAAATATTATTCCATTTCATTTTGAacaaaaaaatattatttttgaaATGCAATTATCTAAAAAAGTGCATTTATAAACTCAAGAACTATGCTTATGATGGACAAATGAATACGATCCTCTGCAATAGAAAGTGAGACTCTTGCTATTGTTTGATTTTTGCAGATTTTACACCACTGGTAATGCTtattccttcctttcattcattcagttgtatttattgagctcttactgcatgcagagcactgtactaagcacttgggaaggacaggttgataacagatagagacagtccctacccaacaacgggctcacagtctagaagggggagacagacaacaaaacaaaacatgtggacaggtggcaagtcatcagaagaaatagaagtaaagctagatgtacatcattaacaaaataaatagaatagtaaatatgtccaagtaaaataaatagagtaataaatctggacagacatatatacaggtgctgaggggaagggaaggaggtagggcagggggatggggagaagaagaggaaaaagggggctcagtgtgataCCTTTATAATGAAGATGGACTCTTCTTCACAAAATACAATATTCGGCTTGGGTATTTAAGGGAAAATAGCACAGGGAATTTATTATGGAAGACCCATGTCCCTGGAATTTCTTACACCTATTGTTTGACtgaagtcaaatcaatcaatggtatttattgagcacttgccgtttGCTGAGCACTCTTTTAAGGTGcgtgggagagtgcagcataGCAGAGTTGCTTTACATGTGCCCTGACTACAGCAGGCTTATATCTGACTTTTTAGAACACAAAACAAGACCTTCCCAGGGGATCTAGTCTGTccaagtcttgggagtcaggggtcgtgggctctaatcccagttctgccacttgtcagctctgtgactttgggcaagttacttaacttctctgtgcctcagttacttcatctgtaaaatggggatgaagatggtgagccccacatgagacaacctgattaccttgtatgccctccagagcttagaacattgcttggcactgtgttcaacaaataccatcatcattcattcattcattcaatcatatatattgagcacttactgtgcgcagagcactgtactaagtgcttgggaactacaatgaTCATCCAAGCCAGCGAGTAACGAGAGTACTTGCCGAAGTTGATTCATTATAAATGACCTTAAATTTCAATGGATTTTATGTACGTGAACTTTGTGTGCCTTTGACTTGATGAATATGTCACAGTGCCCAcatacttcattcagtcattcattcaatcatatttattgagtgcttactgtgtgcagagcactgtactaaagtgcttggaaagtacaaatcggcaatatatagagacggcccctacccaacaatgggctcacagcttagaagggggagaacaatgGTAAGGTATTGAATTACAAAAATGTCTTCATAAAAAAAATGTGGTGAAttaattataacaacaacaataataatactaactgaaTTTGTATtcacaaagtgctcaagaaaagGGGACATTCTCATACCATCATTCTATAAGTGTGGCTGAAACTGGCTTTTTCACTTGAACTGCATATGAATTTAGAACTAGGGGTATAacgttttaaaataaaaaaaggtcaCCTTTAATCATAGCCATTGTTTTTGTTCCACTTGTGAAACACAGGTTATCTTCCTATAGCAGGAGACAAGCTGTTCTTTGTGGACACCTTTCTTCTGCTTCCTGGAATCCTCCGAACAAAATGGTAGCCCCGAACCAGACGATGGTGACAGAATTCATCTTACAGAGTTTCACCGAAAACCCTCGGCTTCGGGCTCTCTTCTTcagcctcttcctgcttctcttcgTAATGGCTGTCACGGGAAATGTCCTCATCATCACGGCCATCCACGTCAGCACCGGACTCCACgtgcccatgtatttcttcctggcCAATCTGGCCATTCTCGATATCATCTGCACTTTGTCAGTTCTGCCCAAAATTCTGGAGAACCTGATCTCGGCAAAGGAAACCATCTCCTATGGTGGCTGCATGAGTCAGATATTCTTCCTCAGTTGGTCCCTGAGTTCGGAGCTGGCACTCTTCGCGATGATGGCCTACGACCGCTTTATGGCTATTTGCCAGCCTTTGCACTACAGCAAGATGATGAGCAAGACAGTGTGCATTGGGTTGGCTGCCTTCGTTTGGAGTGTCGGTTGGCTCAATTCTGTAATCCTCACGGGTTTCGTCCTCAGCTTATCCTTCTGCGGGCCAAACTTCATTCCTCACTTCTTCTGCGAAATCCCCCCCGTACTGCTGCTTTCTTGTACCCCAACCTACTGGACTGGCATCGCGACCATCACGGCAGATATGTTCCTGTCCGGCCCGAATTTCTTACTCACCACAGTGTCCTACGGCTTCATCATAGCCAGCATCATGAAGATCCGCaccagggagggaaagaagagagcgttctccacctgctcctcccatctcACCGTGGTGACCCTGTTTTACTCCACCGTGCTTTATACTTACATCCGTCCAATTCTGGGGACCTCGGGATTTCAGGACAAATTGGTGTCTGTATTGTACACGGTCTTGACTCcgactctgaaccccctcatttacacGCTGAGAAATAAAGATGTCAAAGTGGCACTAAAGAAACTCTTCCCATTTCCACCATCTTAGCTGGTGCAAAGAACTGTGAGACgaactggctctgtcacttgcctatcgtgggaccttgggcaatttacttaacttctctgtgactcagtctcctCGTCTGTAAGCAGAGGGAGGAAATACTAGCTTGCTtacttaattagactgtgagccccatatggggcaggaagtGTGTGTTATCTGCTAATATTGTATCTAcgctagttcttagtacagtgctttgcgcattataaaggcttaacaaatactgttatttttattgttatgaaTGTTATAAAGGAAAGCATGGAAGGCTTCTCCACTGGAGTGTAAGGTCATGATGGACAGGAAATattcctttttattttgttagacttCCCCAGACTCTTACTACGGGGTCCATATTCAATGAGTTCTCAATAATGCTACTACCACCGCAGTTACGATGATCATGTTTAGGATTTTGAAAGGGCTCAT
This DNA window, taken from Tachyglossus aculeatus isolate mTacAcu1 chromosome 3, mTacAcu1.pri, whole genome shotgun sequence, encodes the following:
- the LOC119925829 gene encoding olfactory receptor 13A1-like; protein product: MVAPNQTMVTEFILQSFTENPRLRALFFSLFLLLFVMAVTGNVLIITAIHVSTGLHVPMYFFLANLAILDIICTLSVLPKILENLISAKETISYGGCMSQIFFLSWSLSSELALFAMMAYDRFMAICQPLHYSKMMSKTVCIGLAAFVWSVGWLNSVILTGFVLSLSFCGPNFIPHFFCEIPPVLLLSCTPTYWTGIATITADMFLSGPNFLLTTVSYGFIIASIMKIRTREGKKRAFSTCSSHLTVVTLFYSTVLYTYIRPILGTSGFQDKLVSVLYTVLTPTLNPLIYTLRNKDVKVALKKLFPFPPS